The Sphingomonas panacis DNA segment GCGTGCGTGTCGGTCAGACCGTAGGGTTCGACGTGCGAACCAAGGGCACGGACGCCGAAGTCACAGCACTGCGGCCACGCTGAACTCCATTGGCGTCGGCCGTCAATCGGCCGGCCGACGCCAAGGACGCGGCAATCGGCGATGCGCTGTCGGTCGCAATTCGTGATCCCTCTCCCTCACGGTGTCGCTAACGAGACAGGTCAAGCCGCAAGACCTAACGAGCAGGAATGGCGACCAAGGGAGATGCTCGGCAATGTGGCATTTGTGAGCACGTTGGACAGGATGGAATAATAGGGTGGCCAGTGCTTGAAGCGCTGCGGAACATAGCGCACCACTTCATAGGGGATTCCTCGGGCAGCCATCCACGCCGCCATGATTTTTTGATATTGGTAGGTCGCGGGCTTCTCGGCGCCGGGGTCGGCGGTAAGCACGAGGTCGGGTGTCTCGCCGCGGTCGTGTAGCTCAATCAGGAGCGCGGTCGAATCTACGCCGATGCCATAGGCGAGCACGACGGGCGGCGGCGATGCGGCGAGAATATAGTCCGCCGGGCGCGGCTGCGCGGTAAATATGGAAGTTTGATTGGCCATGGGGTCGCTCCGGGGCTCGAGCGATTTTCCGCTCCCCTTCCCATCACCCCACTCTTCTTTGTTCAGACGGCTGTGGTCTGAGGCGCAGAGAGCGCGATGATCTCCAGGAGCGTTGGTGCCTCGCCCCGAAGAGCGCGCCGGCCGAAATCGAAGCCGTGCTTGGTCGCGAACTTAGAGACCGACGCGGGTTTGCGAGTAAGCGCGGCGGCGAGATCCGCGATCGCGATGCCATGGTGGAAGGCGTTGGCGAGCGCGGCCATCTCGTCCTTGGTCCAGGGGCGGATGTAGCCGTGCACGAGCCCGAGGACATTCGCACGTGTGGTGATCGAGGCCTTGGTACGCCCAAATCTGGCGGCCAGCGCGCGCGTCGGCGTGCGGCCATATTCTTCGCGCAGGATCGTCAGATCGGCCTCGGACCAGTCCGGCGCTGTGCGCCAGCCGTTCCGGTTGGCGTGGCTGCCGCGCAGGCCAAGATACTCGGAGCGCCAGCGGATCGAGCAGGTAGTGCGCCCCAATCGGGTTCGCACCGGCGTAAGGCTCGAGCCTTCGGCATATGCGCGGACGAGCAACGCGTCTTCGTCCGGCCCCCACGGCCGACCCCAGCCTCGGCCGTAGCCGAGCCGGCGGATTTGCGGTCCCAGGCCGGCGAGGCTTCTGCGCGGGAAGCCCTCCGCCGCGAGCTGTTCTATGATCGCCCGGTAGCGGTTACCGGCCTCGGCCAGTTCGAGGGCGCGCCCGGCCTCGGCATCCGACCAGCCTGATGGATGGTTCGGATGACGAAGGCCGAGCGCAGCGGCGCGTGCTGATAGGCCGGTCAGCGGTCGGCCGATCAGGGTGCAAAGCTGCTGCAATGGCACGGCCAGTCGGTACCCTTCGCGAAGCTGGGCATCTTCCCACGCCGTCCAGGCTGGCGGGGCACCATCTGTCAGGCCCAGGATCGAAGCGCGTGCATAGATGGCGGCGCATGTCCGGCCGAAGAGGAGTGCGAGCTGCGCCGTGGCCAGACACCCGTATTGGCGCGTGAGGTCGTCATCCTCGAGACCGGACCATGGCCTCGTCGAGTTGCGGCGCAGGCCGAGACCAGCGATCTTGTCGGCAATGCCGAAGCGGCCGCGCCTGAGCGCCTGCGCGATTTGGTCGAGCGATTGATCGGCGTCGAAAAGACGGCGAAGTTCATCGACCTCGGCCGGCGCCCAGCTGTCCTTACGAAATGCCATTTCGCGCAAGTTCAGGGCGGGCGCCGCAGGAGGCTGGCAAGCGACCAGCTCGATAATCTCGGCGTCGAGGTCCAGCGGCCTCATGAGAGGGCCACCACGGGCATGTCGGTGATCTTCGCGCGAAGGCGCGCGTGCAGCCGGGCTATCCGACCCTCTTCACGCGGCATCGTGTCGACCACCGACAACGCTGCGAGCACGTCGAGTGCCTGATCCACGGCCTCGCGTTCCTGGCCAAGATGTCCGGCCAGGTCGCTCGCTGTCGTCGCATTGGGGGAAATGTTGCGCAGCGCGGCGACGACGGCGGCGGCGGTGGGCGCAATCGGTTCGAGCAGGAATCCGTCGAGAGCGCGGGTTCCGCGGATCGCAATGGCGTCTCGGGAGCGCTGCGGTACTTCCCGCAGGGTGGCGAGGTCGAGCAAACGCTCGGCGGCCTCGCCGTGAATTTCCGAAGCCGCCTTGAGTTCAGGCGTCGCGCCGATGTGATCGGTGATCGTGTCGTCGATCTTGGCGAGAAGCGCGCTGCGCGAGAGTGCCGGGCCCATGGCGAAGAATTCGCCTGGCTCGATCATCCTGAGGCGTTCGGCCTGCTTCGATGAGAAGCCGAGCAGACTGGCGGCGCGCGCGACATCGCGGTCCTGCACGTTCAGTCCGATCAGGAAATTCTGAAGCTCGGAGGTTACGGAGGCTGATAATTTGGCAAGCCGCTGCGTGGCGATGATCGGCGCGATTCCGCGTTTGCGGCCTCGGGCACATAGATCGGTGAGTGTCGACACGCCGATGCGCCTGGTCTCGGCGTCATGGGCGGTGCCGGCGTGATAGGGAGCGAGCAGATGCGCCTCGTCGATACAGACCAGTGTGGTATTTTCCCAGATCTCGCGGCCGACGGCGATCAGGCCGGTGAAGAAGGCGGCAGCCTTGAGAATCCGCTGCTCGGGATCGAGATCGGTCAGATCGAGATGGAGCGACAGCCGGTGTTCGCGGGCGCGTTTCGCGGCGGCGGTAAGGCCGTCGGCGGTAAGTTCGGCTCCGACCAGCGTGGTCGCGCCGATATGGTCGGCGAGATTGCCGAACTCGCCTTCGGGGTCGACGAGAATGACGGTGGTATAGTCGAAGACCTCCTCGACGATGCGTCGCAATGTGCGGCTTTTGCCGGCACCGCTGCTGCCCTGGATCAGCAGTCGCCCGGCGAGCAGGCGCTCGAGATGGAGGGTCAGGGCGCCGCCGGAATGGCGGCCGAGCGTCACGAGCGTTCCGTCTGCGGGACGGATGGGAGAGACACTAGCCATGGAATTTTCTCCTGTCCTTGAGTGAAAGGCATGTGCCTTCCAACTCTCGGCCCCCCTCCCCTTTTCAGCGGGCGGATCCGGCGTACTGGACGGCCTCGGCGACGCCCTGGATTTGGTCGATTGCCATATCGAGCCTGCGGGCGGCTTCATCGGCACTGTCGCAGCCCTCGCTTGAGGAAAGCTCGATCATGAGGAAGGTGAACAGCGTGTCTCCGGCTTCGCGGGCGTCGTCCAGGCTTTCGACATGGGCGAAATCGCCCTCGGCAAAGGTGGTTGCGCAGGCGCGTTGGAACGGGTTCAGCATGGCGTTATATCCTGATCGAGCGTTGCGAGATGGGCCCAACAGGCCTCGATCGCGGCATCGAGCGTGGCGCAATCGCCGAGCGGTATGGATGCGGCCCCGCGCGGCGTGATGATGCGCGCGTTCGGCGTCCAGACGGGGTAGGCGAGATCGCCGGGCCAGTCGTGGAAGCCGTGGGGGTAGGCGGTGATCGAATAGGGCGCCCAGAGTCGGGGGTGAAGCCGCGTATAGCGGGCGACGTAGATCGACATGGCTACGCCTTAGGATCGGATGGTGTTGGCGCACGCGGCTCGCCCAGAAGGATGACCGCGATCGACGGTTTGTCGTCGTCGGGCAATTTGCGGCTGTCGAACGCGTGGCGGCCGCCAAGTCCGATGGTCAGCATGTCGAAGACCGGCGATCGCCCGCCGTTCGCGTTTGATATGGTCGCACCCTGGTCGTGAAACTGGATGTCGACGAAGCTGGGCGGTGCGCCGCGCTGATATTCGCCGAAGAAGAAGGTGATGCGGCGTCCGTCGGTGGTCCTGGCGCTGATCGTGAAGTTGCCGTCCGGAATATCGATGGGAAGGGTCGGCACATCGTTGAACCGGGCAAAGCCGATGCTGTCGGCATCGGCCGCGCTCATGACGGGCAAGGTCGTAATGTCGGCCATGTCAGATCTCCTGCGGTGGAAAGAGTGGAAGGCTCGGATGGGTAAGCGGCAGCGCCTTCGGATACGGCAGGCGCGGAAGGGCGCGGCCTCGGCGGCGCGCTTCGCGGGTAAGCTCGAAACAATAGGCGTAGAGGCCGGCCTGTCGGTGGCGGAGGAGCAGCCGCTCGCGCTCGAGCCGCCAAAGCCAATGCGCCGGAGCCTCGAGCACCGCCGGCCTCGGCAGACCGAGGGATACCAGCTGGTCTATCGCGCCGGCGTGACCTTGCTCGCCAAGACGGATCTTGGAGAGCGTGCGGCCCGATATCGTCACGTTGCCGATCCGCAGGACGGTTCGCGGTCTGGTGATGGCACGGTGCGCGGCCGACAGCGCGCAATAGACCCGGCCGATATGGCCGGCGCCAGGATCGCTGTAGGAAACCACGGCCTCGATGGCGGGGCGCTCTCGCCGGAGATGGCGAAAGGCGCGCGCGACGAAGAAGCTCTCGCCATTCTGCGGGACCGCGTCCGTCAGTATGAGGCGCGCCAAGACGCACCCGCGTGCGGGATCGTCGAAGCCGGTGTGCCTGGTGATAACCGCGTCGGTCGTCGGAACGGCGAAGACGGCGACACCTTCCAGCTCGGCCTTGCGGCCGAACAGGCCGACGGCGATGCGCGCGGCGGGATAGCTCGGCAGGTAATGGTGCTGGGCGATGAAGGCGCGCGCTGCAGCGTGCTCGATGATATCGACGGCGTAGGCGGCGGGGTCGATGACGGTGAGGTCGCGTGCCCATA contains these protein-coding regions:
- a CDS encoding type IV secretory system conjugative DNA transfer family protein — its product is MASVSPIRPADGTLVTLGRHSGGALTLHLERLLAGRLLIQGSSGAGKSRTLRRIVEEVFDYTTVILVDPEGEFGNLADHIGATTLVGAELTADGLTAAAKRAREHRLSLHLDLTDLDPEQRILKAAAFFTGLIAVGREIWENTTLVCIDEAHLLAPYHAGTAHDAETRRIGVSTLTDLCARGRKRGIAPIIATQRLAKLSASVTSELQNFLIGLNVQDRDVARAASLLGFSSKQAERLRMIEPGEFFAMGPALSRSALLAKIDDTITDHIGATPELKAASEIHGEAAERLLDLATLREVPQRSRDAIAIRGTRALDGFLLEPIAPTAAAVVAALRNISPNATTASDLAGHLGQEREAVDQALDVLAALSVVDTMPREEGRIARLHARLRAKITDMPVVALS